GGATGTGCTCGTCGTCTCGTCGGGCGCGATCGCGCTTGGCCGGACCATCCTCGGCCTCCAGTCCCGCGCGCTACGGCTCGAGGAAAGCCAGGCAGCAGCAGCCGTGGGCCAGATCGCGCTTGCCGGGGCATGGTCGGAAGAACTCTCGCGCCAGGGTCTGAAGTCGGGCCAGGTGCTCGTCACGCTCGGCGACACAGAGGAGCGCCGCCGCTATCTCAACGCGCGCGCGACGATCTCGACGCTTTTGAAGCTCAAGGCCGTGCCGGTCATCAACGAGAACGACACGGTCGCCACCTCCGAAATCCGCTACGGCGACAATGATCGTCTGGCGGCGCGCGTCGCGACCATGATGGGATCGGACCTGCTGGTCCTGCTTTCCGACATCGACGGGCTCTACGATGCGCCGCCGGCCCACAATCCCGACGCGAGATTCATCCCGCTGGTCGAACGCATCACGCCCGAGATCGAGGCGATGGCGGGTGCGGCGGCGTCCGAATTCTCGCGCGGCGGCATGCGCACCAAGCTCGACGCCGGCAAGATCGCGACGACGGCCGGCACGACGATGGTCATCACCGCAGGCGACCGTCTCAACCCGCTGGCCGCGATCGACGCCGGCGAGCGCGCCACATGGTTCAAGGCGAGCGCGACGCCGGTACGGGGCTTCAAGACCTGGATCGCCGGCAATCTGGAGCCCGCCGGCCGCATCACGGTCGACGCCGGCGCGGTACGCGCGCTTTTGTCCGGCAAGTCGCTTCTGCCCGCCGGCGTGACGCTCGTCTCCGGCCAGTTTTCGCGTGGCGACACCGTCGCCATTCTCGATGCTGCCGGCGGCGAGATCGCGCGCGGCCTTGTTGCCTATGACGCAGCGGATGCCGTAAGGATCGCTGGACTGAAGACTGCGGAGATCGAAACCGTGCTCGGCTACGAAGCCCGCTCGGCCATGGTTCATCGCGACGATATGGTGATGTCGCGGTCGCTCGATAACGCGCTCGACGCGGAGGAATGAGCAATGCTCAAGACGCATGACAATGCGAATGAGGACATCGTCGCCGTCATGGCTGGCATCGGCCGCAATGCGCGCGCCGCCGCCCGCCCGCTCGCCATGGCAAGTGCCGAGCGCAAGCACGCGGCACTCGTCGCGATGGCCGACGCGATCATGCGCAACGAGCAGGCGATCCTCGACGCCAACGCCATCGACCTCGCCAATGGCGAGGAGGCGGGGTTGTCTGCCTCCTTCATGGACCGGCTCAAGCTGACGCCCGACCGCGTGCGCGCGATGGCGGACGGCATTCGGGCGATCGCCGAGCTGAAGGATCCGGTCGGCGACGTGATGGCCGAGTGGGATCGTCCCAACGGGCTCCACATCGAGCGCGTGCGCACGCCCTTGGGTGTCATCGGCGTCATCTATGAAAGCCGCCCGAACGTGACCGCGGATGCCGGCGCGCTGTGCCTCAAGGCGGGCAACGCCGTGATCCTGCGCGGCGGCTCGGATTCGGTCAATTCCTCGACGGCGATCCACGCCTGCCTGGTCGAGGGCCTGAAGGCCGCGAAGCTCCCCGAGGCAGCGATCCAGCTCGTGCCGACCACCGACCGCAAGGCCGTCGGCGAGATGCTGAAAGGGCTCTCCGGCAATCTCGACGTGATCGTGCCGCGCGGCGGCAAGAGCCTCGTCGAGCGCGTGCAGACCGAGGCCCGCGTGCCGGTCTTCGCGCATCTGGAGGGCATCTGCCATCTCTACATCGACAAATCTGCGAAGCTCGACATGGCGGTGTCGATCGCGGTGAACGCCAAGATGCGCCGCACCGGTATCTGCGGATCGGCCGAGACGCTTCTGGTCGATCGTGCCGTGGCGTCCACCCATCTCGTGCCCATCCTCGATGCGCTGAAGGCGGCCGGCTGCGAAATCCGCGCCAGCGACGAGGTTCGCGCCGCCTATGCCGACGCGAACGCGGCAACGGACGCGGACTGGTCGACCGAATATCTCGACGCGATCATTTCGGTAAAGCTGGTCGATGGCGTCGGAGAGGCGATCGATCACATCGAGCACTGGTCGTCGCACCACACCGAAGCGGTGGTCGCCGAAGACACAGGCGTGGTGGAACGCTTCTTCGCCGAGATCGATTCCGCGATCCTGCTGCACAACGCCTCGACCCAGTTCGCCGATGGCGGCGAGTTCGGCATGGGCGCCGAAATCGGCATCGCGACAGGCAAGATGCACGCGCGGGGGCCGGTCGGCGTCGAGCAGCTCACCTCGTTCAAATATCGCGTGCGCGGCACCGGGCAGGTGCGGCCGTGACATACTTGGCCGGCCTTGGCGCTGCCCCTCATCTGCCCTGCGGGCATCTTCTCCCCGTGAACGGGGAGAAGGAAGCGGCGACGTCGCGGCCAATCCCCTTCTCCCCGTTCACGGGGAGAAGGTCCCGGCAGGGGGATGAGGGGCAGCGCGTCGATCTCAAGCAAAGTCTCCGACCCTGATGCCATCTGGCGTCTCCGCCCAATATCTGCGCATGCCGCACGTCGAAAAGCGCATGCAGGTCGGGCTGTTCGGGGGGTCGTTCAACCCGCCTCATGCCGGGCACGCGCTGGTGGCCGAGATTGCGTTGCGCGCGCTTCGTCTCGATCAGCTCTGGTGGATCGTGACGCCGGGAAACCCGCTCAAATCGGGGCGGGAACTGGCCCCGCTCACCGAGCGCATCGCGAAATCCGAGGCCATCGCGGAAGATCCGCGCATCAAGGTGACCGCCTTCGAGGCAGCCTTCAACGTCCGCTACACAGCCGACACTCTGGCGCTGATCCATGCCCGCAATCCGGGCGTCGATTTCGTCTGGATCATGGGTGCCGACAACCTTGCCCAGTTTCATCGCTGGCAGCGCTGGCGCGAGATCGCGACGACGTTCCCGATCGCCGTGATAGACCGGCCGGGATCGACGCTCTCGCTGATCTCGTCGGTCATGGCCAAGACGTTCGACTATGCCCGCGTCGATGAAAAAGACGCGCCACGCCTTGCCCGCATGCGTGCGCCGGCGTGGACTTTCATCCACGGCCCACGCTCGTCGCTGTCCTCGACGGCGCTGCGGGAAGCGGCCCGGGACTGATCGGCGATTGATCCAGCACGGCCTATGTCTCGGGCCACGCATTTGATGTCGCAATTGCCGCCACGCGTTTGCTTTTCTCAGCGCAATTTCCGGCGATGAGCGATGTGTCCATACAGCCCGCACGAAATGTGGCGTCCACGCCTGTCCCGGAGGGTGCCGCGAGCCCGCTGGCGGTCGCGAGCGTGATCATATCGCTTGCGCTGGTGGCGGTCGGCAACGGGCTGATGTTCGCCTATATCCCGGTTCGCCTGGGCATGGCCGGTTTCGATCCGACCTGGGCCGGCGGCATCCTGACCGGGCTGTCGGCAGGCGGCATCGCGGGCTGCCTCCTGACCGGATGGCTCGTGCGCCGGGTCGGCCACGCCCGCGCCTTCATGATCTTCTCGGCGCTGATCGTGCTGTCGAACGCGGCGGTCGGCGCCGGCGTGATGCCGGTCGTCTGGGTCGCCGCGCGCGCGCTCTACGGCTTCGCCATCTGCGGCATGTTCATCGTAGCGCAGAGCTGGCTGAACGACGCCGTCGAGAACCGCATACGCGGCCGGGTGATGGCGATCTTCTACGTCTGCTACATCGTCGGCCTCGGCATCGGCTCCTACATCATGGGCTGGCTCGACATCTCGGGCACGACCGCGCCGCTCGTCGGCATCGTCTTCACGGCCCTGTCCATCCTGCCGATCGGCTTGACGCGCCTGCCGCCGCCACCGCCGCCGGAAAGCGCCTCGGTGGCGTTCTCGCGGGCATGGTCGATCTCGCCGGTGGGCGTCGCGGGCATGATGGCGGTCGGCGGCCTGTCGATGATGATCGCCGGTTTCGCACCGATCCATGCCACGGCAAGCGGCTACAATCAGGCGCAGGTGGCCACTCTCATGTTCGCGATGCCGCTCGGCACGCTGCTGTTCCAATTGCCGTTCGGCTGGATTTCCGACCGGACGGACCGCAGATACGTGCTTGTCGCAGCGGCGCTGCTCGTCGTGATCGCCGGCATCGCGGCCGGCATTTTCGACGGGCGTTCCCTGCTGGTCATGATCCCGATCTACATCGTCTGGAGCGGCGCGTCGGAATCGATCTATTCGCTCTCCTCCGCGCATGCCAACGACCGCGCCGGCAAGGACGACCTCGTCGCATTGTCGAGCACGATGCTGTTCGCGTGGTCGGTATCCGGGTTCTTCGTGCCCGGCATCGGCACCGTGCTGACGGCGGTCTACGGCACGCAGGCCTTCATGTGGGTCGCGATCGCGATTGCTTCTATCTTCTGCGGCTTCGTGATGCTACGGATCGCCCGCAACTCCCCGGTTCCGGCAGACGAGACAGGAACATTTGCGCCTATGACCGCGCAAGTGCCTCTCCCGGTTGAACTGGGCTTTGGAAACGAGACCGGCCCGTCATCGGCGCCTGCCCGGCAGTGAGCTGTCAGCATGCGCCATTCGGGCGTCTTGAAACTGTGGCACGACTCTGCCTATCTATATCCTGTCGGACATAAACACGTGTCTGACCGGCTTGTTCTTGTTGGAAAGGAAAAACACTGAGAACAGCATTGCGGAAGAAGGCGGAAATCCAGCCCTCCCCGGCCGAGATCGGCGGCATGGCCGACGCGTCTCGCGCCCTCGACATCGTTCTTGCCAGTCTCGACGACTCCAAGGCCGAAAACATCATCTCGATCAACATCCAGAAGAAATCCAGCCTCGGTGACTACATGGTCGTCGCGTCGGGACGGTCCAACCGTCACGTATCGGCAGCCGCGGATCACCTGATCAAGGCTCTGAAGGATGCCGGCCTGGGCATGCCCAAGGTCGAAGGTCTCAACAGCGCCGACTGGGTTCTGATCGACGCGGGCGACATCATCGTCCACGTGTTCCGTCCGGAAGTCCGGGAATTCTACAACATCGAGAAGATGTGGCAGACGCCCGACCTGGACGAGGAAACCGTCCACTAGAAGCCTTTCCCGAAAGGGAAGGCTTTGGGGAAAGGCTGCATGCGTATCGGAGTCCACGCCGTGGGCCGGATGAAGGCCGGCCCCGAAAGAGAGCTCGCCGACCGGTATTTCGACCGCTTTTCCAAGAGCGGTCCATCGATCGGTCTTGAATTCTCGGGCGTAACCGAGATCGTGGAAAGCCGTGCGCGCCAGGCGGCGGATCGCTGCCGCGAGGAAGCCGTATCCCTCGATGCGATGCGCCGCGACTCCGTCCTGTTCCTGCTCGACGAACGCGGAAAGAACCCCTCTTCCGAAGATCTGAGCGGCCGCATCGCCAATTTGCGCGACGGCGGCCGCAAACAGCTCATTTTCGCCATCGGCGGCCCGGACGGGCACGCGCCAACATCGCGCGATGCAGCCGACCTCGTGATTTCGTTCGGCGCCCAGACATGGCCGCACCAGCTCGTGCGCGTCATGCTTGCAGAACAGCTCTATCGCGTCGCGACGATCCTCTCCGGCCATCCCTATCATCGCAGTTGAGCCGCGTCGGTATCCCGCCTTTCCACAGTGCGCGGTTTGACGCGGGGTTTGCGAGCCGCCACGATACCATGGTTGATGGTTCGTTAACGAAGCCGCTCTAGCGTCTGTCCGCAACGAAGCAGACGATGTCCAGGACGACAATGCGCCCAGCCTTCAAACGGGCCGCAGCGATGGCGCTGGCGGCAGCGTTTCTCTTCCCCTCCATCGGGAGCGCGCAGGAAGCACCCGAGCTCGCGACCAGGCACGCCGCGAGCACGCTGGAACTCGAGCGCATCACGCAGGCGCTGACGCTTTCCGAAGAGCGCCGCGTGGCCATCGCCTCCGAAATCGAGTCCATTCGCAAGGACAACGCCTCCATCTCGGCAGCGCTCGTGCAGGCGGCAAAGACCGAGCGCAAACTCAGCCAGGACGCATCCGACATCGCGGCGCGGCTGGAAGGCCTGCGCTTTCAGGAGAGCGGATTGCGCGAGTCGCTTTCCGAGCGACGCGGTGTTCTCGCCGAAGTGCTCGGCGCGCTCCAGCGCATCGGTCTCAATCCGCCACCGGCGATTCTCGTCCGCCCGGAGGATGCGCTGTCGTCGGTGCGCAGCTCGATCCTGCTTGCCGCCGTCGTGCCCGAACTGCGCGGCGAGACGGAAATCCTGATGGGCGATCTGAAGGAGTTGTCGCGCATCGTCGCCACCATCGAGAGCGAGCGCGCACGGCTCATGGCAACCGTCGAGGAACAAGCGTCTGAGCAGCAGCGACTATCACTTCTTCTTGATGAAAAGGCGCGCCTTCAGGCGAAATCCGAAGAGATGCTGGTGACAGAGGAAAGCCGCGCCGCCGAACTGGCGAGCGAGGCTACCACGCTGCGTGAACTCATCGACGCGCTCGAAGGCGAGATCGAGATCGCCACCAAGAAGGCGGAGGAACAGGCGCGAATGGCCTCGCTGGGCGAGGAAGATGGCGCAACGCCGCCCGCCCAGACGCTGCAACAGCCATTGCTTGGCAATTCCATGCCGTTCTCCGCCATGCGCGGGCAGGTCGGGCTGCCGGTGTCGGGCCAGATCGCGAGGCGCTTCGGCGCCGAGGACGAGAGCGGCGGAACGCTGCAAGGCGACATGCTTGCGACACATTCTACCGCAATCGTAACCGCACCGGTGGACGGCTCGATCCTTTACGCAGGACCGTTCCGCTCCTACGGCCAACTCTTGATCCTCAATGCGGGCGATGGTTATCATATTGTTCTGGCGGGGATGGGTCGAATCAGCGTTTCGCCTGGCCAGTCGGTCATCGCCGGAGAGCCCGTTGGCTTGATGGGCGAAGCGAGAGTGGCGAGCGCTGTGGCCTTCGGTGATGGAAGCGCCGGTCCGGAACTCTACGTCGAGTTCCGCAAGGAAGGAAAACCCGTCGATCCGGCTCCATGGTGGGCGGACCGCATTTCTGGAAGGACAGGAAATGATACGTAAGTTGTCGCTTCTGTTTGCCGGCGCCCTGATGGGCGCATCCGCGATGAGCCTCGTCTATGGTTCCGCGGGATCGCCGGCAATCGCGGCGGGTTCGGAAACCTATCGCCAACTGGCGATCTTCGGCGACATCTTCGAGCGCGTGCGGGCACAATATGTGACACCGCCGGAAGAGAAGAAGCTGGTTGAGAGCGCCATCAACGGCATGCTCACCTCGCTCGATCCGCACTCCTCCTATCTCAACCCGGATGCCGCCAAGGACATGCGTGTCCAGACGCGTGGTGAATTCGGCGGCCTCGGCATCGAAGTCTCGATGGAAAACGAGCTGGTGAAGGTCATCGCGCCGATCGAAGGCACGCCGGCCGAGCGCGCCGGTGTTCTGTCGGGCGACCTGATCGCCGAAATCGACGGCGAGGAAATCCGCGGCATGACGTTGTCCGACGCGGTCGACAAGATGCGCGGCGCGGTCAACACACCGATCGAGCTGACCATCCTGCGCGAAGGCGCGACACAGCCGATCAAGCTGACGATCGTTCGCGACGTCATCAAGGTGAAGGCCGTGCGCCATCGCGTCGAAGAGGATATCGGCTACCTCAAGATCAATTCCTTCACGGAAAAGACGCTCGACGACCTCGAGGCGGCGATCGCCGACATCAAGAAGAACATCCCGGACGACAAGCTCAAGGGCTACGTTCTCGACCTTCGCCTCAACCCCGGCGGTCTGCTGGACCAGGCGGTGAGCGTGTCCGACGCGTTCCTCGACCGTGGCGAGATCGTCTCGACCCGTGGGCGCGATCCGAAGAACATCACGCGCTTCGACTCGCGTCCCGGCGATACGATCGACGGCAAGCCGGTTATTGTCCTGATCAATGGCGGGTCCGCCAGTGCGTCCGAGATCGTGGCCGGTGCGCTTCAGGATCATCGTCGTGCGACGGTTCTGGGCACGCAGTCCTTCGGCAAGGGATCGGTGCAGACTATTATCCCGCTCGCCGAGAACGGCGCGCTTCGCCTGACGACCGCGCTCTACTACACGCCGGCCGGCACATCGATCCAGGGCAAGGGCATCACGCCCGACATCAAGGTCGATCAGCCGCTTCCGGAAGACCTGCTCGGCCAGGATGTCTCGCGCGGCGAGTCCGACCTGCGCGGCCACATCAAGGGCAACCAGGAAGATGAGGCCGGCTCGGGTTCGGTCGCCTACGTTCCGCCGGATCCCAAGGATGACGTCCAGTTGAACTACGCGTTCGAATTGCTGCGTGGCACGAAGACGGACGCGGCCTTTCCCCCCAACCCCGACCGGGCCGTCCTGAACCAGTAAAGCGTTCGCGTTCCGGCATCGGGGCCGGAACCGTAGTTTACCCGCGTCGGCGTTCTCTCATCGAGCGCCGGCGCGGATTCACGAATCGCCCACCCGACGGCCTGAACGCGGTTGCCGCTCGTGAGCAAGAACCCCCTCGACAAGGACATCGATCGCCCGCTGGGGCTCGGCGCGCGAAAGCCGGATCGGCAGGGCCCGCATTTGCCGCGCCGGGGCCAGGTGGTGCTGGCGATGGCGGGGCTCTGCATCGTTGCGGTCGCCGGTTTCGTGGCCTTCGACAAGCAACCGCTGCGCACGCCGCCGCAAGTGGTCGTCTCGACGCCTGACGCAGCATCCGCGCCGACCGAAAGCGCTCTGCCGCCGGCACGCACAAGCACATCGGCCTATCCCGAGCGGACGGACAACACCGGTCCCTCGATCATCAAGGTCGAACAGGGCGACGCGCCCGCGAGCAGCGTCATCATCGTGCGCGATCCGTCGTCCCTCGGCCAGGATCTGCGCGTCGCGCACCTGCCGGACCGCGCGCTGATCGAAGACAGCGAGGGTGGACCGCTTCCGGTCCGCGCCGCCGACGGACGCCGTCCTTTCGACGTCTATGCAAGGCCGTGGTCGGGCACGCGCGGCGCGCGCGTCGCGATCGTCATCGGCGGCCTCGGCGTCTCTCAGACAGGCACACAGACCGCGATTTCGCGGTTGCCGCCGGAGGTGACGCTCGCTTTCGCCTCCGGAGGCAACAGCCTCGACCGCTGGATGCAATCGGCGCGGCAGGCCGGCCACGAGATCGTCATGCAGGTGCCGCTCGAACCGTTCGACTATCCGCAGGTCGATCCGGGCCGCAACACGCTGACGGTCGACGCGCAACCGGCGGAAAACCGCGACCGGCTCTATTGGGCCTTGTCGCGCATCACCAACTATACCGGCGTCATGAACTACATGGGCGCGCGTTTCGTCACCGACGACGCGGCGATGCAGCCCTTCTTCACGGAGCTCGCCAAGCGCGGCCTGATGTACCTCGACGACGGCTCGTCCGCGCGCAGCATCGCGCCGGACATGGCGGCGAAGACCGGCCTTCCCTATGCGGCCGCTGACATGGCGATCGATACGGAGCGCGAGCGCGGCGCGATCCTGAAGAAGCTGGACGATCTGGAGCGCACCGCACGCGCCAAGGGGTTCGCGGTCGGAACCGGCTCCGCCTTCGACGTCACCGTCGATGCGGTCGCGACATGGATCCAGGAAGCCAAGCGCCGCGGCATCGAGATCGTGCCGATCTCCGCCATTGCAACCGACCCCGAGAAAGGCTGATCCATGGCGAAGACCAACAAGCCGGTCGATCCCGAGACGCTGCCCTATCGCCCCTGCGTGGGCGTGATGATCCTCAACGCCGACGGTCTCGTCTGGGTCGGGCGCCGCACGCCCGACGACAAGAGCGAGATGGCCGACGAAACCTATCTCTGGCAAATGCCGCAGGGTGGCATCGACAAGGGCGAGGAGCCGCTTGAGGCTGCCAGACGCGAGCTCTTCGAGGAGACCGGCATCGAGAGCGCCGCGTTGCTTGCCGAGACGCCCGGTTGGGTGAATTACGACCTGCCCGCCGAAAGGGTCGGCACAGCCTGGAAGGGCAGATATCGCGGCCAGACGCAAAAGTGGTTCGCCTTCCGCTTCCATGGCGACGAGAGCGAGATCCGCATCAACCCGCCGCCCGGCGGCCACGAGGCCGAGTTCGAGGCGTGGGCATGGCGTCGCATGGAGGACCTGCCGGGCCTGATCGTTCCCTTCAAGCGCAAGGTCTATGAAGAAGTCGTCGCCGCCTTCCGCCATCTGGTGGAGTAGGCGGCGAGCCTCACTTAGTCGTCATCAGCGGGCTCGATGACCTGCCCCTGTTGCGGCTCGCCGCGCTCCACGGCCTCGCCATCGGCGACGTAGCGATTGAAGAAGGCCGGCAACCCCTCGCCCTTGGTGAGATCCGGCGTATTCTGCATGTGAACGTGCAGATGGGGCTCAGAGGTGTTGCCGCTGTTTCCGCAGGTGCCGATCTGCTGGCCGCTTTCCACCGTATCCCCGACCTTTACCTCGACGCTTCCCTGCTTGAGGTGCGCGAGGAACAGATACTCGTCATTGCCGAGATCGAGCACGACGTGGTTGCCGGCAGGCTTTTCGGGGTCCATCTCGCCGATCGGCTGGTCGGGAAGCGCATTTTCCGCAGCGACCACCGCGCCTCTGGCTGGCGCCAAGATCGGCCGGTCCCAGCAATGATAATCCTCCAGAACCAGCCCCTCGCCCTTGTGGGTGGAGCCATCCAACTGGATCAGGAAGTCGGAGGCGAAACGCTGCTCGCTCACGACCGCGTGGTAGTTCAGATTCGGCGTGCGACCGCCCCAGACGACCGTCCAGCGGCCCTCGAACGGGAGGCGCAGATCGGCCTTCGTCTCATAGTCGAGGAAACGCGATTCGGCTGCGTCCTGCGCCGGGCGTACGAAGAAGCCGTAGATGCGGTCTTCCTCGTCGAGCGCGAATTGCGTGATAACCGGGGTCTCGGTGTTCTCGTGCTGCGCTGTGCGCAGGTAGATGCGCAACCCGCCCTGCTCGTCCGAGGTTTCGGACAGAACGCTCGTCTCTTCGCCGACCTGCGCCGCCAGCGTTTCATGAACATCGGCCAGCGATTGCGGCGACTGCAGCGCCGTCTTCATCTCGTCGGACATGCGCTCCCACAGTTCGTCGAAACTGCCCTTTTGAAACTGCTCGGTATAGCCACGGCCCGCTTCGAGCGTCGCATCGTCGGCATAAGCTGCGGTGGTGAGCCAGATCGCGGATGCCGCTGCCAGGACTCCTCGCCGCGTAGCCGCTCTCAAACCAGTCATGTCCATCTCCATGTTCGCGCGCCCCTGTCCCGAACGGGCACGCTACGCGATGGTTTCAGGGAAAATGTGGCTGTACGCCAATCGCCGATCGGCTTTTGCGCGTTCGGGAGCCCAAACGCGAAAGGCCGGCTTGCGCCGGCCTTCATCAAAACGTGCGGGTCCGAAAAGGGCTCTCAGACGGCGTCCTGCAGGGTCGCAAGCTGAGCCAGGAACTGCTCGGCCTTGGTGCGGGTCGCGTCGTCCTGCGCGTCGTTCACGTCCTCCTTGGCGTCCTGGATACGGCGCGAAAGCTCGTCGCGGTCGATGTCCTTCACGCGGGTCGCGGATTCCGCCAGAAGCGTGCAGCCCGACGGCAGGATGTCGGCAAAGCCGCCGAACACCACATAGCGCTCCTCGGAGCCCGACGCGGCCTTCACCGTCACGACACCCGGCTTGATGGTGGTCATCACCGGCGCATGGTTTGCCATGACCGTCATCTCGCCTTCCGTAGCCGGAATGATCACGGACTCGACCTCTTCCGAGACCAGAAGCCGCTCAGGCGAAACGAGATCGAATTTGAAACTGGCCATCAGTGACCGACCTTCCCAGCTATCTTACCGGCGTCCTGCAACTGCGTTCCGCAGAACGGGCAGAACAGGACCGCGTGGTCCATGAAAGCGAAGCCTTCATCCGTCTCGATCGTCCCGACGGTGAGCATCAGCACACCGTCGTCGTTCACGAAAAGCGAAGGCGACGCTTCCTCCGGCAAGCCCGCCGTCACGTCCTCAAAGTCCGCGCAGCAGAAGTCCTCGCCGGAGTCTTCATCCATCGTCAGGCTGCTTCCGCTGCCAGCTTCTGGGCCTTCTCGACGGCTTCGTCGATCGAACCGACCATGTAGAACGCCACCTCCGGGAGGTGATCGTACTCACCGGCCACCAGGCCCTTGAAGCCCTTGATGGTGTCCGCGAGGTCGACCAGCTTGCCCGGCGCGCCGGTGAAGACTTCAGCCACGAAGAAGGGCTGCGACAGGAAGCGCTCGATCTTGCGGGCGCGGGCCACGGTCAGCTTGTCCTCTTCGGACAGCTCGTCCATGCCCAGGATCGCGATGATGTCCTGAAGCGACTTGTAGCGCTGCAGCGTCTGCTGGACGTCACGGGCCACCGCATAGTGCTCTTCGCCGACGATCTGCGGGTCGAGCATGCGCGACGTGGAGTCGAGCGGATCGACGGCCGGGTAGATGCCCTTTTCGGCGATCGAGCGGTTCAGCGTCGTCGTTGCGTCCAGATGGGCGAACGAGGTTGCCGGCGCCGGATCGGTCAAGTCGTCGGCGGGCACGTAGATGGCCTGCACGGACGTGATCGAGCCCTTGGTCGTCGTGGTGATGCGCTCCTGCAGGGCGCCCATGTCGGTCGCCAGCGTCGGCTGATAGCCCACGGCCGAAGGAATACGGCCGAGAAGCGCGGACACTTCCGAACCCGCCTGCGTGAAGCGGAAGATGTTGTCGACGAAGAACAGAACGTCCTGGCCTTGGTCGCGGAAATATTCGGCGACGGTCAGACCGGTCAGACCGACGCGCGCGCGCGCACCGGGCGGCTCGTTCATCTGGCCGTAGACGAGTGCGGCCTTGGAGCCTTCGCCGCCGCCCTTCTTGTTGACGCCCGATTCGATGAACTCGTGATAGAGATCGTTGCCTTCGCGGGTGCGCTCGCCAACGCCGGCGAACACCGAGTAGCCGCCATGGGCCTTCGCGATGTTGTTGATCAGTTCCTGGATCAGAACGGTCTTGCCGACGCCCGCGCCGCCGAACAGGCCGATCTTGCCGCCCTTGGCGTAAGGAGCCAGAAGATCGATGACCTTGATACCGGTGACGAGGATAGCCGAGTCCGTCGACTGCTCGACATATTCGGGAGCCGGTGCGTGGATCGGACGCATCTCGACGCCGTGGACCGGGCCTTCCTCGTCGATCGGCTCGCCGATGACGTTGATGATGCGGCCCAGCATTTCGGGTCCGACCGGCACCGTGATGGGTGCGCCGGTATCGGTGACCTTCTGGCCGCGAACGAGACCTTCGGTCGAGTCCATCGCGATGCAGCGAACGGTGTTCTCACCGAGATGCTGCGCCACTTCGAGAACGAGGCGGACGCCCTGATTGTCGGTTTCGACCGCGTTCAGGATCGCCGGCAACTGGCCTTCATCGAACGACACGTCGACGACGGCGCCGATGACCTGGCGAAGCTGGCCGACTGCGCCGGTCGCGGCTGCGCGCGCGGCAGGTGCCTTGGCCGCTGCGGCCTTGGGAGCCGCTGCCTTGGCGGGAGCGGCCTTCTTGACTGCCGGTGCCTGTGCAGCCGCTGCCTTGGGGGCAGCCGCCTTGGGCTCTGCTGCGGCCTTGGCGGCTGCCGCCGGGGCCTTCTTGGGGGTAGCTGCTTTAGCCATCGTGAATACCCTCTTCAGTGTTCCTGTTACGCGTCGGGGAAACGATCAGGGTCTGCGCCCTGCCGCCTCCCGACGACTAGAGCGCCTCGGCGCCCGAAATGATCTCGATCAGTTCCTTGGTAATCTGCGCCTGGCGCTGACGGTTGTAGGTGATCGAGAGCTTGTTGATCATGTCGCCGGCATTGCGCGTGGCGTTGTCCATCGCGGTCATCTTCGCGCCCATCTCGCCGGCAGCGTTTTCGAGCAACGCCCGGAAAATCTGCACCGAAATGTTGCGCGGAATCAGGTCGGCGAGGATTTCGCCCGCATCCGGCTCGTATTCGTAGACCGCACCCGCACCGCTGGTCTCCTCGACCGCCGCAGGGGCTGCCGCCGGAATGATC
This portion of the Mesorhizobium sp. CAU 1732 genome encodes:
- a CDS encoding murein hydrolase activator EnvC yields the protein MSRTTMRPAFKRAAAMALAAAFLFPSIGSAQEAPELATRHAASTLELERITQALTLSEERRVAIASEIESIRKDNASISAALVQAAKTERKLSQDASDIAARLEGLRFQESGLRESLSERRGVLAEVLGALQRIGLNPPPAILVRPEDALSSVRSSILLAAVVPELRGETEILMGDLKELSRIVATIESERARLMATVEEQASEQQRLSLLLDEKARLQAKSEEMLVTEESRAAELASEATTLRELIDALEGEIEIATKKAEEQARMASLGEEDGATPPAQTLQQPLLGNSMPFSAMRGQVGLPVSGQIARRFGAEDESGGTLQGDMLATHSTAIVTAPVDGSILYAGPFRSYGQLLILNAGDGYHIVLAGMGRISVSPGQSVIAGEPVGLMGEARVASAVAFGDGSAGPELYVEFRKEGKPVDPAPWWADRISGRTGNDT
- a CDS encoding S41 family peptidase, with protein sequence MIRKLSLLFAGALMGASAMSLVYGSAGSPAIAAGSETYRQLAIFGDIFERVRAQYVTPPEEKKLVESAINGMLTSLDPHSSYLNPDAAKDMRVQTRGEFGGLGIEVSMENELVKVIAPIEGTPAERAGVLSGDLIAEIDGEEIRGMTLSDAVDKMRGAVNTPIELTILREGATQPIKLTIVRDVIKVKAVRHRVEEDIGYLKINSFTEKTLDDLEAAIADIKKNIPDDKLKGYVLDLRLNPGGLLDQAVSVSDAFLDRGEIVSTRGRDPKNITRFDSRPGDTIDGKPVIVLINGGSASASEIVAGALQDHRRATVLGTQSFGKGSVQTIIPLAENGALRLTTALYYTPAGTSIQGKGITPDIKVDQPLPEDLLGQDVSRGESDLRGHIKGNQEDEAGSGSVAYVPPDPKDDVQLNYAFELLRGTKTDAAFPPNPDRAVLNQ
- a CDS encoding divergent polysaccharide deacetylase family protein; its protein translation is MSKNPLDKDIDRPLGLGARKPDRQGPHLPRRGQVVLAMAGLCIVAVAGFVAFDKQPLRTPPQVVVSTPDAASAPTESALPPARTSTSAYPERTDNTGPSIIKVEQGDAPASSVIIVRDPSSLGQDLRVAHLPDRALIEDSEGGPLPVRAADGRRPFDVYARPWSGTRGARVAIVIGGLGVSQTGTQTAISRLPPEVTLAFASGGNSLDRWMQSARQAGHEIVMQVPLEPFDYPQVDPGRNTLTVDAQPAENRDRLYWALSRITNYTGVMNYMGARFVTDDAAMQPFFTELAKRGLMYLDDGSSARSIAPDMAAKTGLPYAAADMAIDTERERGAILKKLDDLERTARAKGFAVGTGSAFDVTVDAVATWIQEAKRRGIEIVPISAIATDPEKG
- a CDS encoding RNA pyrophosphohydrolase, yielding MAKTNKPVDPETLPYRPCVGVMILNADGLVWVGRRTPDDKSEMADETYLWQMPQGGIDKGEEPLEAARRELFEETGIESAALLAETPGWVNYDLPAERVGTAWKGRYRGQTQKWFAFRFHGDESEIRINPPPGGHEAEFEAWAWRRMEDLPGLIVPFKRKVYEEVVAAFRHLVE
- a CDS encoding peptidoglycan DD-metalloendopeptidase family protein yields the protein MTGLRAATRRGVLAAASAIWLTTAAYADDATLEAGRGYTEQFQKGSFDELWERMSDEMKTALQSPQSLADVHETLAAQVGEETSVLSETSDEQGGLRIYLRTAQHENTETPVITQFALDEEDRIYGFFVRPAQDAAESRFLDYETKADLRLPFEGRWTVVWGGRTPNLNYHAVVSEQRFASDFLIQLDGSTHKGEGLVLEDYHCWDRPILAPARGAVVAAENALPDQPIGEMDPEKPAGNHVVLDLGNDEYLFLAHLKQGSVEVKVGDTVESGQQIGTCGNSGNTSEPHLHVHMQNTPDLTKGEGLPAFFNRYVADGEAVERGEPQQGQVIEPADDD